AGATCACCACCGACCACGACGGCGTGACGGTCACCGTGCGCGTGCTCACGCAGGGGACGCGGACGATCCGCTATCAGGGCGACGACCTCACGATCCGCGAGGGAGAGATCGCCGACGAGACGGGCGTCATCTCCTACACCGCCTGGCAGGACTTCGGGTTCGAACCGGGCGACTCGCTGACGATCGGCAACGCCGGTGTCCGGGAGTGGGAGGGCGCGCCGGAGCTCAACCTCAACGACTCCACCACCGTCGCCATCGCGGACGAGCCGGTCGAGGTCGACCGCGATGTCGGCGGCGATCGGAACCTCGTCGACATCGACGCGGGCGACCGCGGGCGAAACGTCGAGGTCCGCGTGCTGGAGGTCGACGAGAAGACGATCTCCGGGCGCGACGGCGAGACGGAGATCTTAGAGGGCGTCGTCGGCGACGCGACCGCGAAGCTCCCGTTCACCGACTGGCAGCCGCGCGCCGAGCTGGAGCCGGGCGCCGACCTCCGGATCGAGGACGTGTACGTCCGCGAGTTCCGCGGCGTCCCCTCGCTCAACCTCACCGAGTTCTCGACGGTCACCCCCCTCCCCGACCCCGTCGAGGTCGCCGAGGACGCCCCCCACCTCTCGGTCGGCGAGGCGGTCGCCTCCGGCGGGATGTTCGACGTCGAGGTCGTCGGCAACGTCTTGCAGATCCGCGACGGCTCCGGGCTCATCGAGCGCTGTCCCGACTGCGGCCGCGTCGTCCAGAACGGCCAGTGCCGGAGCCACGGCGACGTCGACGGCGAGGACGACCTCCGCGTGAAGGCGATCCTCGACGACGGCACCGACACCGTCACCGTCGTCCTCGACGACGAGCTCACCGCCGAGGTGTACGGCGGCGGGCTCGACGACGCCCTCGACGCCGCGAAGGACGCGATGGACAAGGAGGTCGTCGCCGAGGAGATCGCCGACTCGCTCGTCGGGCGCGCCTACCGCGTCCGCGGGAACCTCTCCGTCGACGACTACGGGGCCAACCTCGACGCGAGCGAGTTCGAGCTCGCGGACGACGACCCGGCCGAGCACGCCCGCGCCGCGCTAGCGGAGGTGGGCGAATGAGCGACGACGGACCGGGCGCCCGCGAGGTCGCCCACCGGCTGTTCGCCGCCGAGTTCGACGACGCCTCCCTCTCGTACTCCGAGAGCGACGAGGAGCGCGCCCCGAACTACGTCGTCACGCCGACCGGCGCGCGCGTGAACCGGCTGTTCGTCGCGGGGGTGCTCACCGAGATCGAGCGCGTGAACGACGAGACGCGCCGCGGGCGGGTGGTCGACCCCTCCGGCGCCTTCGTCACATACGCCGGCCAGTACCAGCCCGAGGCGCAGGCGTTCTTGGAGCGCGCCGACCCGCCGTCGTTCGTCGCGCTCACGGGGAAGGCGCGCACCTTCGAGCCGGAGGACTCCGATCGAGTGTTCACCTCGGTCCGCCCCGAGAGCCTCAACGAGGTCGACGCCGACACGCGCGACCGTTGGGTCGTCTCCGCCGCCGAGGCGACGCTCGACCGGCTCGCCGTCTTCGCCGAGGCCCTCGACTCGGACCTCCGCGGAGAGGAGCTCAGCGCCGCCCTCGAATCCGGCGGCGCGCCCGCGTCGCTGGCGGCGGGGATCCCGAAGGCGATCGACCACTACGACACCTCGACGGCGTACGTCGAGGCGGTTCGACGGCTCGCCGTCGACGCGCTGGAGCTGATCGCCGGCGACCGCGACGAGGTCCGGGCGCTCGACCTCGCCCCGGACGCGGGCGGCGAGAGCGACATCGGCGCGCTCCCGGAGACCGACGTGACGATCGAGGCCCCCACCGGGGCCGCGGCGCCGTCTGGAGCCGACGAGGCGAGTGTCGATACCGGATCGGCCGACGAGGCCGAGACGACCGCCGAGACCGAAACGACCACCGAGACCGAAGCGCCTGACGAGGTCGAGTCGGCCGCTGCCACCGACACCGAGGCGACCGCGGTGGACGACGGCGGGGAGTCCGAGCCGATCGAGTCGGCCGACGCGACCGATGTCGTCGAGAGCGACGCGGCCGACGCCGAGGAGAGCGACGCGGCCGACGCCGCGGGGGCCGACGTGAGCGCCGACACCGCGGAGTCCGCCGACGCCGGAGATGATGGACTCGGCGACTTCGAGGCCGGGGGCGACGAGGACGACAGCGACACAACCGAAGGGGCGCTCGACGACGCGGAAGCCACGGCCGACGCGGAAGCTACGGCCGGCGCGGACGCCACGACCG
Above is a window of Halorubrum depositum DNA encoding:
- a CDS encoding Single-stranded DNA binding protein, with amino-acid sequence MDVNSHAEELASDLGVDKEEVKADLENLLEYSVPIDEAKQSVRRKHGGGGGGSTPTPDAVDVGEITTDHDGVTVTVRVLTQGTRTIRYQGDDLTIREGEIADETGVISYTAWQDFGFEPGDSLTIGNAGVREWEGAPELNLNDSTTVAIADEPVEVDRDVGGDRNLVDIDAGDRGRNVEVRVLEVDEKTISGRDGETEILEGVVGDATAKLPFTDWQPRAELEPGADLRIEDVYVREFRGVPSLNLTEFSTVTPLPDPVEVAEDAPHLSVGEAVASGGMFDVEVVGNVLQIRDGSGLIERCPDCGRVVQNGQCRSHGDVDGEDDLRVKAILDDGTDTVTVVLDDELTAEVYGGGLDDALDAAKDAMDKEVVAEEIADSLVGRAYRVRGNLSVDDYGANLDASEFELADDDPAEHARAALAEVGE